The following are encoded together in the Vigna unguiculata cultivar IT97K-499-35 chromosome 2, ASM411807v1, whole genome shotgun sequence genome:
- the LOC114173130 gene encoding BTB/POZ domain-containing protein At1g50280-like isoform X2: MPKHSDLQIHINDEETFVLDKKFISKYCGRMKKMLNHEKRMCHSKTLSIEINDFPGGSEGFELVLRFCYNNGKISITVSNVLLLHCCALFLGMTEEVFSSNLLQQTEIFLRGIYYWTWNELIVSLKNCELFHTYADNCGLLENIIGALLAKMDQNFEGNLFISSSSSSPSSPESNYAKTFSCSTQDTLKTVKSSLANKEWWFEDLATLPPKIIEKILQIIGAYKTDNNNPILTRFLLHYLKKVTQTEEINCHNSVDYAGLAETAVCGITFAGNKSFSCRVLFWVLRIVSRFGMRRDCRIQIEKLIGGVLDQATLDDLLVSGHHMGLSYDVTSVARLIKQFVYINGSDGEECAEKLKKLQNLYLVLLGTASMEFTEPLTFIFSLIQCWHLRKGQDCADA; the protein is encoded by the exons ATGCCGAAGCACAGTGACTTGCAAATCCACATTAATGATGAAGAAACATTTGTTTTGGACAAG AAGTTCATATCAAAATACTGtggaagaatgaaaaaaatgttgaacCATGAGAAGAGAATGTGCCACAGCAAGACGCTGAGCATTGAAATCAATGATTTCCCAGGAGGGTCAGAAGGGTTTGAGCTGGTTTTAAGATTCTGCTACAACAATGGCAAAATTTCCATCACTGTCTCGAACGTGCTTCTCCTCCATTGTTGTGCCCTTTTTCTAGGAATGACTGAGGAGGTTTTCAGCAGCAATCTCTTGCAGCAAACAGAAATCTTTCTTCGGGGAATCTACTACTGGACATGGAATGAACTAATTGTGAGTCTCAAGAACTGTGAACTATTTCATACATATGCAGATAACTGTGGTCTGTTAGAGAATATTATTGGGGCACTCTTGGCAAAAATGGATCAAAATTTTGAGGGAAACCTTTTCATCTCCTCATCTTCATCATCCCCATCATCTCCTGAGAGCAATTATGCCAAGACATTTTCTTGTTCAACACAAGATACTCTCAAGACAGTAAAATCAAGTTTGGCAAACAAAGAATGGTGGTTTGAGGATTTGGCCACTTTACCCCCAAAGATCATTGAGAAGATTCTTCAGATTATTGGAGCTTACAAAACAGACAACAACAACCCAATTCTCACAAGATTTCTTCTTCATTATCTGAAAAAAGTGACCCAAACAGAAGAGATTAATTGCCACAACAGTGTTGATTATGCTGGTCTTGCAGAAACAGCTGTCTGTGGGATCACATTTGCTGGTAACAAGAGTTTTTCTTGTAGAGTCCTTTTTTGGGTACTAAGGATTGTATCAAGATTTGGGATGAGAAGAGATTGCAGAATTCAAATTGAGAAATTGATTGGTGGGGTGCTTGATCAAGCAACCTTGGATGATCTACTTGTCTCTGGGCACCACATGGGACTATCTTATGATGTAACATCTGTTGCAAGATTGATTAAacaatttgtttatataaatgGCTCTGATGGAGAAGAGTGTGCAGAGAAGTTGAAAAAA TTGCAGAATCTTTACCTGGTTCTGCTAGGAACTGCTTCGATGGAGTTTACAGAGCCATTGACATTTATCTTCAG TCTCATCCAATGCTGGCATTTGAGGAAAGGTCAAGATTGTGCAGATGCCTAA
- the LOC114173130 gene encoding BTB/POZ domain-containing protein At3g19850-like isoform X1, with amino-acid sequence MPKHSDLQIHINDEETFVLDKKFISKYCGRMKKMLNHEKRMCHSKTLSIEINDFPGGSEGFELVLRFCYNNGKISITVSNVLLLHCCALFLGMTEEVFSSNLLQQTEIFLRGIYYWTWNELIVSLKNCELFHTYADNCGLLENIIGALLAKMDQNFEGNLFISSSSSSPSSPESNYAKTFSCSTQDTLKTVKSSLANKEWWFEDLATLPPKIIEKILQIIGAYKTDNNNPILTRFLLHYLKKVTQTEEINCHNSVDYAGLAETAVCGITFAGNKSFSCRVLFWVLRIVSRFGMRRDCRIQIEKLIGGVLDQATLDDLLVSGHHMGLSYDVTSVARLIKQFVYINGSDGEECAEKLKKVGRLVDKYLIEISPDPNLKVTNFLAVAESLPGSARNCFDGVYRAIDIYLQSHPMLAFEERSRLCRCLNYNKLSFEICKDIAKNPRIPPIIAMQALISQQPNVPSSDLEIQESEIILCNDKKDSFLEEKEDMRQNLQRMELRVKELEILCKEMKIHMSKFH; translated from the exons ATGCCGAAGCACAGTGACTTGCAAATCCACATTAATGATGAAGAAACATTTGTTTTGGACAAG AAGTTCATATCAAAATACTGtggaagaatgaaaaaaatgttgaacCATGAGAAGAGAATGTGCCACAGCAAGACGCTGAGCATTGAAATCAATGATTTCCCAGGAGGGTCAGAAGGGTTTGAGCTGGTTTTAAGATTCTGCTACAACAATGGCAAAATTTCCATCACTGTCTCGAACGTGCTTCTCCTCCATTGTTGTGCCCTTTTTCTAGGAATGACTGAGGAGGTTTTCAGCAGCAATCTCTTGCAGCAAACAGAAATCTTTCTTCGGGGAATCTACTACTGGACATGGAATGAACTAATTGTGAGTCTCAAGAACTGTGAACTATTTCATACATATGCAGATAACTGTGGTCTGTTAGAGAATATTATTGGGGCACTCTTGGCAAAAATGGATCAAAATTTTGAGGGAAACCTTTTCATCTCCTCATCTTCATCATCCCCATCATCTCCTGAGAGCAATTATGCCAAGACATTTTCTTGTTCAACACAAGATACTCTCAAGACAGTAAAATCAAGTTTGGCAAACAAAGAATGGTGGTTTGAGGATTTGGCCACTTTACCCCCAAAGATCATTGAGAAGATTCTTCAGATTATTGGAGCTTACAAAACAGACAACAACAACCCAATTCTCACAAGATTTCTTCTTCATTATCTGAAAAAAGTGACCCAAACAGAAGAGATTAATTGCCACAACAGTGTTGATTATGCTGGTCTTGCAGAAACAGCTGTCTGTGGGATCACATTTGCTGGTAACAAGAGTTTTTCTTGTAGAGTCCTTTTTTGGGTACTAAGGATTGTATCAAGATTTGGGATGAGAAGAGATTGCAGAATTCAAATTGAGAAATTGATTGGTGGGGTGCTTGATCAAGCAACCTTGGATGATCTACTTGTCTCTGGGCACCACATGGGACTATCTTATGATGTAACATCTGTTGCAAGATTGATTAAacaatttgtttatataaatgGCTCTGATGGAGAAGAGTGTGCAGAGAAGTTGAAAAAAGTTGGTAGATTAGTTGACAAGTATTTGATAGAGATATCCCCTGATCCGAACCTGAAAGTTACTAACTTTCTTGCAGTTGCAGAATCTTTACCTGGTTCTGCTAGGAACTGCTTCGATGGAGTTTACAGAGCCATTGACATTTATCTTCAG TCTCATCCAATGCTGGCATTTGAGGAAAGGTCAAGATTGTGCAGATGCCTAAATTACAATAAACTCagttttgaaatttgtaaaGATATTGCAAAGAACCCCAGAATACCTCCAATTATTGCAATGCAGGCTCTTATTTCTCAACAACCCAATGTTCCATCAAGTGACTTAGAAATTCAGGAGAGTGAAATCATTTTGTGCAATGACAAGAAAGATTCATTCTTGGAAGAGAAAGAAGATATGAGACAAAACCTTCAGAGAATGGAActaagagtaaaagaattg